From the Phycisphaeraceae bacterium genome, one window contains:
- a CDS encoding DUF1957 domain-containing protein, producing the protein MSDFLGSFSLVLHGHLPYVLRHGTWPHGEDWLYEAAAETYLPLLNVIDECLFFNARPRLVMGLTPVLLEQLAHEDFKKGFVHYLEDRVAQAGQDKKDFEKIDNGHLVYLAEYWAEFYGGLLKRFEEIGRDIPKAYAKCAQEGLIEILTSNATHGYMPLLLEDSSIRAQIRAGLATSERVLGFRPKGMWLPECAYRPGGDWDPPINWGRRHGRIGIEHLVADEGITHFYTEHHLIEQARSEFVFNDGDWWKVGWDESAKYPGRGWNSVHEPHGVNSDGLGPARVAAFARDPIICETVWSGDIGYPASGEYMEFHKKWSPKRGLRYWKVTGNKVDLGDKHLYYPDDIPHKIHQHVSHFVDQLKHRLAGHLHRTGGRPGLVTACFDAELFGHWWFEGPRFIRDLMLTLHADPSINVVTSEEYLERHPVDKVAALPEGSWGEEGDHRVWTNETVNWMWDIEYRCESTFGRLTAQLGWKDKPKVKELLEKAGRELLLMQASDWPFVIRRGQAVDYGIKRFMQHVARFECLADIAEKVAADSKYLGALTEVEKFEIQEADVHDVIFPEIDLNWWDM; encoded by the coding sequence ATGAGCGACTTTCTTGGATCGTTTAGTCTCGTGCTTCATGGCCATCTTCCTTATGTGCTTCGTCACGGGACCTGGCCTCACGGCGAGGACTGGTTGTACGAGGCGGCGGCTGAGACTTATCTGCCGCTATTGAATGTGATTGATGAGTGTCTGTTTTTCAATGCTCGCCCGCGGCTGGTGATGGGTTTGACGCCTGTGCTGCTGGAGCAGTTGGCGCACGAGGATTTCAAGAAGGGTTTTGTGCACTACCTAGAGGATCGGGTGGCGCAGGCGGGTCAGGACAAGAAGGATTTCGAGAAGATAGACAATGGTCACCTGGTGTATCTGGCGGAGTACTGGGCGGAGTTTTACGGGGGGCTGCTCAAGCGATTTGAGGAGATTGGGCGGGACATTCCGAAGGCTTATGCGAAGTGTGCGCAGGAGGGGTTGATTGAGATTTTGACGTCGAATGCGACGCATGGTTATATGCCGTTGTTGTTGGAGGACTCGAGTATTCGGGCGCAGATTCGTGCGGGTTTGGCGACGTCGGAGCGGGTCCTGGGTTTCCGGCCGAAGGGGATGTGGCTGCCTGAGTGTGCGTATCGTCCGGGTGGGGATTGGGACCCGCCTATTAACTGGGGTCGTCGGCATGGTCGGATCGGGATTGAGCATCTGGTGGCGGACGAGGGGATCACGCATTTTTACACGGAGCATCATCTGATCGAGCAGGCTCGGTCGGAGTTTGTGTTTAATGATGGTGATTGGTGGAAGGTGGGATGGGATGAGTCGGCGAAGTATCCGGGCCGTGGTTGGAACTCGGTGCACGAGCCTCACGGTGTGAACTCGGATGGTTTGGGCCCGGCGCGGGTGGCGGCGTTTGCGCGGGACCCGATTATCTGCGAGACCGTATGGTCGGGTGATATTGGGTATCCGGCGTCGGGTGAGTACATGGAGTTTCACAAGAAGTGGTCGCCTAAGCGTGGTCTGCGTTACTGGAAGGTGACGGGGAACAAGGTGGACCTGGGTGACAAGCATTTGTATTACCCGGATGACATTCCACACAAGATTCATCAGCATGTGAGTCATTTTGTGGATCAGTTGAAGCATCGGCTGGCGGGTCATCTGCATCGGACGGGTGGGCGGCCGGGGCTGGTGACGGCGTGTTTTGATGCGGAGTTGTTTGGTCACTGGTGGTTTGAGGGCCCGCGGTTTATTCGTGATCTGATGTTGACGCTTCATGCTGATCCGTCGATCAACGTGGTGACGTCGGAGGAGTATTTGGAGCGTCATCCGGTGGACAAGGTGGCGGCGCTGCCTGAGGGTTCGTGGGGTGAGGAGGGTGATCACCGGGTGTGGACGAATGAGACGGTGAACTGGATGTGGGACATTGAGTATCGTTGTGAGTCGACGTTTGGTCGGTTGACGGCGCAGCTGGGGTGGAAGGACAAGCCGAAGGTCAAGGAGCTGCTGGAGAAGGCGGGTCGTGAGTTGTTGCTGATGCAGGCGTCGGACTGGCCGTTTGTGATTCGGCGGGGTCAGGCGGTGGATTACGGGATCAAGCGTTTCATGCAGCATGTGGCGCGGTTTGAGTGTCTGGCGGATATCGCGGAGAAGGTGGCGGCGGACTCGAAGTATCTGGGGGCGCTCACGGAGGTCGAGAAGTTTGAGATTCAGGAGGCGGACGTGCACGACGTGATCTTCCCGGAGATCGATCTGAACTGGTGGGATATGTAG
- a CDS encoding DUF1559 domain-containing protein, whose product MAKKAFTLIELLVVISIIALLIGILLPALSAARNTARDIQCKSQLRQFGLAFFVYAEDFDGHLPTTSYAPSPTEPNWLTYGSNALSSYQNGPDAGSIFPYLGEQADMYRCPALPAGELNKPETGSNGKFDYNVFSAWNAVQLSHLPSQTEVHANGAATTNPLKVITPILIEEDPFFYLNRTYYDAQHTYADRVGNWHNGDQGNFSAYDGSVASIIEAREPDGSQMQAFSWFAQTPNGTLRSLGDAYRVIGTDRRDTSFLLNSIEYRPNQWGRM is encoded by the coding sequence ATGGCAAAAAAAGCCTTCACCCTCATCGAACTCCTCGTCGTCATCTCAATCATCGCCCTGCTCATTGGCATCCTCCTCCCCGCACTCAGCGCCGCACGAAACACCGCCCGAGACATCCAGTGCAAGTCACAACTCCGCCAGTTCGGACTGGCCTTCTTCGTCTACGCCGAAGACTTCGATGGACACCTCCCCACAACCTCATACGCCCCATCACCCACCGAACCAAACTGGTTGACCTACGGCAGCAACGCCCTCAGCAGCTACCAGAACGGCCCCGACGCTGGCTCCATCTTCCCCTACCTCGGCGAACAGGCAGATATGTACCGATGCCCCGCACTACCCGCAGGTGAACTCAACAAACCCGAGACAGGCAGCAACGGCAAGTTCGACTACAACGTCTTCTCCGCATGGAACGCCGTGCAACTCAGCCACCTCCCCTCGCAAACCGAAGTCCACGCCAACGGTGCCGCCACCACCAACCCCCTCAAAGTCATCACACCCATCCTCATCGAAGAAGACCCCTTCTTCTACCTCAACCGAACCTACTACGACGCGCAACACACCTACGCCGACCGCGTCGGCAACTGGCACAACGGCGACCAGGGCAACTTCTCCGCCTACGACGGCAGCGTCGCCTCCATCATCGAAGCTCGAGAACCCGACGGCTCTCAAATGCAAGCCTTCAGCTGGTTCGCCCAAACACCCAACGGCACCCTCCGATCCCTGGGCGATGCCTACCGCGTCATCGGCACAGACCGCCGCGACACCAGCTTCCTCCTCAACAGCATCGAATACCGCCCCAACCAGTGGGGACGCATGTAA
- a CDS encoding non-canonical purine NTP pyrophosphatase: MSEPVCQLLIATGNPHKVDEIAAALGGHLEGIALRSLREVGVGIEEPVEDRGTFVGNAAVKAVGYAAATGMVCVADDSGLVVDELEGRPGVDSAFYAMDEVGPEAWAGMSRGERDLANNRKLLRELKGVPLVRRAARFVCTMVVAAPPTMKLANSLTSLEGVPGDLRGRCLAVVRGEVEGRILQPEEAADSGVGGEAFRGRGVNGFGYDPLFVLGEDGGHEGRTTAELPPEVKLQVSHRGRACMKLVVFGVLAGVVSVGG; encoded by the coding sequence ATGTCGGAGCCGGTGTGTCAGCTTCTGATTGCGACGGGGAACCCGCATAAGGTGGACGAGATTGCGGCTGCGCTGGGCGGGCATTTGGAGGGAATAGCGTTGCGGTCGCTGAGGGAGGTGGGGGTGGGGATCGAGGAACCGGTGGAGGATCGGGGGACGTTTGTGGGGAACGCGGCGGTGAAGGCGGTTGGTTATGCGGCGGCGACGGGGATGGTTTGTGTGGCGGATGATTCGGGGTTGGTGGTGGATGAGCTGGAGGGGCGGCCGGGGGTGGACTCGGCGTTTTATGCGATGGATGAGGTTGGGCCGGAGGCTTGGGCGGGGATGTCGCGGGGTGAGCGGGACCTGGCGAACAATCGGAAGTTGCTTAGGGAGCTCAAGGGTGTGCCGTTGGTTCGTCGGGCGGCGCGGTTTGTGTGCACGATGGTTGTCGCCGCCCCCCCTACGATGAAGCTTGCGAATTCCTTGACGTCATTGGAGGGGGTTCCGGGGGATCTGCGGGGTCGTTGTCTGGCGGTGGTACGGGGTGAGGTGGAGGGTCGGATTTTGCAGCCTGAGGAGGCGGCGGATTCGGGTGTGGGGGGTGAGGCGTTTCGTGGTCGCGGGGTGAATGGTTTTGGTTATGACCCGTTGTTTGTGCTGGGCGAGGATGGGGGGCACGAGGGTCGGACGACGGCGGAGCTGCCCCCGGAAGTAAAGCTTCAGGTTTCCCATCGTGGCAGAGCTTGTATGAAGCTGGTGGTGTTTGGGGTGTTGGCTGGGGTGGTCAGCGTCGGCGGGTGA
- a CDS encoding pentapeptide repeat-containing protein produces the protein MTTAGRTLHPAPTARALLAAALAALTPQLSDAQIYRWDNGELIPGTENQTPSPGVIWWGDHLDFAQLDNANLSNAALIDVSLVSASLIQANLESAGFPNSNLRSANLTSSNLRDATFVSSDITGANLTQATIVGATFVDMIRFGLTASQIYSTASYQQRSLQNTNWASNDLSGWSFASQNLSESNFQGNELVQTDFSNTNLNRANLSGSNLSSANLTNANLQGANLFSSYLIGTHLAAANLQNANLAGTRLMRAKLTSANLASADLSSAELGHATLDGASFVDTNITGARFGLFDGSNQLNSPQISSAQFYSTANYKHQTLSRIDLRYLDLSNWNFSHQRLDDAYLGLSNLTQANLSHADLTGTSLVAASLVGATFSSSDLTSANLGRADFTSANLSDAIIRDASFVATNLTHEQLYATTSYKERTLGGIDLSRISDLTGWDFSSQMMVSANLSRSTLTNADFANADLSSANLRLAGLSGANLESTNLSGADLYNANLDDASLQHANLTGANLEGSYMPGIYLQGAILNNTNLRSANLTSTDLTGIDLTKADLDHAILSYSNLSGLDLRRFVGLKGLHHAQTLNTLMTDASVSDGILLPLGSNLNIPDVLDDNGIPIPTETTTLFMSPTTQLTLQLTTTAPEPRIIIDGQAYLSGTLVIDSAEGFDPQDLTGHSLALFDWSSTERIGAFDDILLGDNMIALLDNLDLSDFYTSGNITFYTNEDVRIPGDASGDRVVNLIDLSILATHFGTGNNTFVTGDFNGDRAVNLIDLSILASNFGQSTTNPIPEPSTLLPLSALALTRRR, from the coding sequence ATGACCACCGCCGGACGCACCCTACACCCAGCACCCACCGCACGCGCCCTACTCGCCGCCGCTCTGGCCGCCCTCACACCCCAACTCAGCGACGCCCAGATCTACCGCTGGGACAACGGCGAACTCATACCCGGAACCGAGAACCAGACCCCCTCACCGGGCGTCATCTGGTGGGGTGACCACCTCGATTTCGCCCAACTCGACAACGCGAACCTCTCCAACGCTGCGCTCATCGACGTCAGCCTCGTCTCAGCCAGCCTGATCCAGGCCAATCTGGAATCTGCCGGGTTCCCTAACTCCAACCTCAGGTCGGCCAACCTCACAAGCTCCAACCTCCGCGACGCCACCTTCGTGAGCAGTGACATCACCGGCGCCAACCTCACCCAGGCCACGATCGTCGGTGCCACTTTCGTGGACATGATCCGATTCGGCCTCACAGCCAGCCAGATCTATAGCACCGCCAGCTACCAGCAGCGGAGTCTCCAAAACACCAACTGGGCCAGCAACGACCTCTCGGGATGGAGCTTCGCCAGCCAAAACCTGAGCGAATCCAACTTCCAGGGCAACGAACTCGTACAGACCGATTTCTCCAACACCAACCTGAATAGGGCCAATCTCAGCGGTTCCAATCTCTCAAGCGCCAACCTCACGAACGCCAACCTCCAGGGCGCCAACCTCTTCAGCAGCTACCTGATAGGCACCCATCTGGCCGCGGCCAATCTTCAGAACGCCAACCTTGCAGGGACCAGGCTCATGCGAGCCAAACTCACGTCCGCCAACCTTGCTTCCGCAGACCTCAGCAGTGCCGAGTTGGGTCATGCAACACTAGACGGTGCTAGCTTCGTCGATACCAACATCACAGGCGCCAGGTTTGGACTGTTCGATGGATCGAACCAGCTCAACTCTCCACAGATATCAAGCGCTCAGTTCTACAGCACCGCCAACTACAAACATCAGACGCTGAGCCGGATTGACCTCAGATACCTGGACCTAAGCAACTGGAACTTCAGCCATCAAAGACTCGATGATGCCTACCTCGGGTTAAGTAACCTGACCCAAGCCAATCTAAGCCACGCTGATCTGACTGGGACAAGTCTAGTGGCAGCAAGTTTAGTAGGCGCAACGTTTTCCTCCTCAGACCTCACAAGCGCTAACTTGGGAAGGGCAGACTTCACAAGCGCAAACTTATCCGACGCCATAATCCGTGATGCCTCATTCGTTGCAACTAACCTCACACATGAACAGCTCTACGCGACCACCAGCTACAAGGAGCGTACACTCGGCGGAATCGACCTCAGCCGCATCAGTGACCTCACGGGCTGGGACTTCAGCAGCCAGATGATGGTCAGCGCCAACCTCTCAAGAAGCACGCTGACGAACGCTGACTTCGCCAACGCTGACCTTTCTTCGGCAAACCTCAGGCTCGCAGGACTTTCCGGAGCTAATCTCGAGTCCACCAACCTCTCTGGTGCCGACCTCTATAACGCCAATCTCGACGACGCTTCACTCCAACACGCCAACCTGACCGGTGCCAACCTCGAAGGCAGCTACATGCCCGGCATCTACCTGCAGGGAGCCATCCTGAATAACACCAATCTCAGGAGCGCCAACCTCACCAGTACCGACCTAACCGGTATCGACCTGACCAAAGCCGACCTCGACCACGCCATACTCAGTTACAGCAATCTCTCAGGCCTCGACCTCAGACGCTTCGTCGGTCTCAAAGGCCTTCACCACGCCCAGACCCTGAACACCCTCATGACCGACGCCTCGGTGTCCGACGGCATCCTCCTACCCCTCGGTAGTAACCTGAACATCCCCGATGTCCTCGACGATAACGGCATCCCGATCCCCACCGAAACCACCACGCTCTTCATGAGCCCCACCACGCAGCTGACACTCCAACTCACCACAACTGCTCCAGAACCCAGGATCATCATCGACGGACAAGCCTACCTCAGCGGCACGCTTGTCATCGATAGCGCAGAAGGCTTCGATCCACAGGATCTCACCGGTCACTCTCTCGCATTGTTCGACTGGTCGTCCACCGAAAGGATCGGTGCCTTCGACGACATCCTCCTAGGCGACAACATGATCGCGCTGCTCGACAATCTCGACCTCAGTGATTTCTATACATCTGGAAACATCACCTTCTACACGAACGAAGATGTCCGCATCCCAGGCGACGCATCCGGCGACCGAGTGGTTAACCTTATCGACCTCTCCATCCTTGCCACCCACTTCGGCACCGGAAACAACACCTTCGTCACCGGCGACTTCAACGGCGACCGCGCCGTCAACCTCATCGACCTCTCCATCCTCGCCTCAAACTTCGGCCAATCCACCACCAACCCCATCCCCGAACCCTCAACCCTCCTCCCACTATCCGCCCTCGCCCTCACCCGCCGACGCTGA
- a CDS encoding 3-isopropylmalate dehydratase large subunit, which translates to MPRPMTMTEKILAAHAGKSEVTPGENVWVNVDVLMTHDVCGPGTIGIFKKEFGENAKVWDPTRIPIIPDHYIFTADDKSHRNIQILRDFVKEQGIKYYYDPDFINTQAGSGMPNPYRDPTKTSYKGVCHKALPEEGHCRPGEILLGTDSHTCTAGAFGQFATGVGNTDAAFVMGTGKTWLKVPPTMKFVFHGEIPPYLTAKDLILAVIGEISVSGATYKSMYFTGDGIKSLTLEDRMTLTNMAIEAGGKNGICDVDEKTLDYVRARSNRPDWTVFEEDPDAEYDYVHEWDLATLDPLVAKPHSPDNKDTALNCRDVKLDRAYIGSCTGGKITDMIMAAHLLKGNQVKIPTFVVPGSTEVHRDMKERGLDGELRKLGEPTIEEVLTDAGCILGPASCAACLGGPVDTFGRLNDPINCISTTNRNFPGRMGHKEAGVYLASPLTVAASALTGKVTDPREYIDAPILTGSAGVL; encoded by the coding sequence ATGCCACGCCCCATGACGATGACCGAAAAAATCCTCGCCGCCCACGCAGGCAAATCCGAAGTCACCCCAGGCGAAAACGTCTGGGTCAACGTCGATGTCCTCATGACCCACGACGTCTGCGGGCCAGGCACCATCGGCATCTTCAAAAAAGAGTTTGGCGAAAACGCCAAAGTCTGGGACCCCACCCGCATCCCCATCATCCCCGACCACTACATCTTCACCGCCGATGATAAGTCCCACCGAAACATCCAGATCCTCCGCGACTTCGTCAAAGAACAAGGCATCAAGTACTACTACGACCCCGACTTCATCAACACCCAGGCCGGCTCCGGCATGCCCAACCCCTACCGCGACCCCACCAAAACCTCCTACAAAGGCGTCTGCCACAAAGCACTCCCCGAAGAAGGCCACTGCCGACCAGGCGAAATCCTCCTCGGAACCGACTCCCACACCTGCACCGCCGGGGCCTTCGGACAGTTCGCCACAGGCGTAGGCAACACCGACGCCGCCTTCGTCATGGGCACCGGCAAAACCTGGCTCAAAGTCCCGCCCACCATGAAGTTCGTCTTCCATGGCGAAATACCCCCCTACCTCACCGCCAAGGACCTCATCCTCGCCGTCATCGGCGAAATCTCCGTCTCCGGAGCCACCTACAAGTCCATGTACTTCACCGGCGACGGCATCAAGTCCCTCACCCTCGAAGACCGCATGACCCTCACCAACATGGCCATCGAGGCCGGCGGCAAAAACGGCATCTGCGACGTCGACGAAAAAACACTCGACTACGTCCGCGCTCGATCCAACCGCCCCGACTGGACCGTCTTCGAAGAAGACCCCGACGCCGAATACGACTACGTCCACGAGTGGGACCTCGCCACCCTCGACCCTCTCGTCGCCAAACCACACTCTCCCGACAACAAAGACACCGCACTCAACTGCCGCGACGTCAAACTCGACCGCGCCTACATCGGCTCCTGCACAGGCGGGAAAATCACCGACATGATCATGGCCGCACACCTCCTCAAAGGGAACCAGGTCAAAATCCCCACCTTCGTCGTCCCAGGATCCACGGAAGTCCACCGCGACATGAAAGAAAGAGGACTCGACGGCGAACTCCGCAAACTCGGCGAACCCACCATCGAAGAAGTCCTTACCGACGCCGGCTGCATCCTCGGACCAGCCTCCTGCGCCGCATGCCTGGGCGGGCCCGTCGACACCTTCGGCCGACTCAACGACCCCATCAACTGCATCTCCACCACCAACCGAAACTTCCCCGGACGAATGGGACACAAAGAAGCCGGCGTCTACCTCGCCTCTCCCCTCACCGTCGCCGCCTCCGCCCTCACCGGAAAAGTCACCGACCCCCGCGAATACATCGACGCCCCCATCCTCACCGGCTCCGCCGGCGTCCTCTAA
- a CDS encoding TolC family protein yields MAALFCVVPTRRLLAACLLFSGGLGGCVSPMDRDAEQALREAVLNSHRAQLETVMGAPVTEVRRDESDVTAEMTDERLEELDELSGVEAYADDPLEVGPDLIGRLDGARVRMTLRQAIETAVRHNVDLRVARLGPGISTAQRVQAEAQFDAVLFGSLGYNRTATPGPRGQATAVFGAGTNVYADTVTGQVGVRKPLVSGGQVQVVTSATYNEDQFSGVSSFIDHDITVSLTQPLLRGFGRDINTTQIQIARNSERVAEQTLRQNLLSLALSVEQAYWNLYTAEKQLLIQLRLLERTVEDRDRLKKREQFDVSPVRITEANSFVELRRADVIRARQVVRQASDTVKRLLGDPELPVASESLVLATDSPPEMAVRYSPLDAVQTALKRRPEVAIALYDIKDASLRQRLADNLRLPQLDLSTGVGFNGVDTNSLGRAVDDTLEGDFINWNLGVAFEQPIGNRSAEALLEQRRLERRAAAAGYERVAQDVILDVKDAMRAVINAYELIGSTRAARRATADSLRAIEEQEDAGVALTPEFLLDQKLNTQQRLADAEVQEVRALSDYATAIAQLYQVTGTLLDRNGIEIVSED; encoded by the coding sequence ATGGCCGCATTATTCTGTGTTGTTCCGACCCGTCGTCTTCTGGCGGCCTGCCTGTTGTTTTCGGGTGGGTTGGGTGGGTGTGTGAGTCCGATGGATCGGGATGCGGAGCAGGCGTTGCGGGAGGCTGTGCTGAACAGTCACCGGGCGCAGTTGGAGACGGTGATGGGGGCTCCGGTGACGGAGGTTCGGCGGGACGAATCGGACGTGACGGCGGAGATGACGGATGAGCGGCTGGAGGAGTTGGATGAGCTTAGTGGGGTGGAGGCGTATGCGGATGACCCGTTGGAGGTGGGTCCGGACCTGATTGGGCGATTGGATGGGGCGCGGGTGCGGATGACGCTTCGGCAGGCGATCGAGACGGCGGTGAGGCACAACGTGGATTTGCGGGTGGCGCGGCTGGGGCCGGGGATTTCGACGGCGCAGCGGGTTCAGGCGGAGGCGCAGTTTGATGCGGTGTTGTTTGGGAGTCTGGGGTACAACCGGACGGCGACGCCTGGGCCGCGGGGTCAGGCGACGGCGGTGTTTGGTGCGGGCACGAATGTCTATGCGGATACGGTGACGGGTCAGGTGGGGGTGCGGAAGCCGTTGGTGTCGGGTGGTCAGGTTCAGGTGGTGACATCGGCGACGTACAACGAGGATCAGTTTTCGGGTGTGTCGTCGTTTATTGATCACGACATCACGGTGTCGCTGACGCAGCCGTTGTTGCGGGGGTTTGGGCGGGATATCAACACGACGCAGATTCAGATTGCGCGGAACTCGGAGCGGGTGGCGGAGCAGACGCTGCGGCAGAACTTGCTGTCGTTGGCGTTGTCGGTGGAGCAGGCTTACTGGAACTTGTACACGGCGGAGAAGCAGCTGCTGATTCAGTTGCGGTTGCTGGAGCGGACGGTTGAGGATCGTGATCGTCTGAAGAAGCGAGAGCAGTTTGACGTGAGTCCGGTGCGGATCACGGAGGCGAACAGTTTTGTGGAGCTTCGTCGTGCGGATGTGATTCGGGCGCGTCAGGTGGTGCGTCAGGCGTCGGACACGGTGAAGCGTTTGTTGGGTGATCCGGAGTTACCGGTGGCGAGTGAGTCGTTGGTGTTGGCGACGGACAGCCCGCCTGAGATGGCGGTGCGGTATAGCCCGCTGGATGCGGTGCAGACGGCCTTGAAGCGTCGGCCGGAGGTGGCGATTGCGTTGTATGACATCAAAGATGCGTCGCTGCGTCAGCGGCTGGCGGATAACCTGAGGCTGCCGCAGTTGGATTTGTCGACGGGGGTGGGGTTTAACGGGGTGGATACCAACTCGTTGGGGCGTGCGGTGGATGACACGTTGGAGGGGGATTTCATTAACTGGAATCTTGGCGTGGCGTTTGAGCAGCCGATCGGGAATCGTTCGGCGGAGGCGTTGCTGGAGCAGCGGCGGCTGGAGCGTCGGGCGGCGGCGGCGGGGTACGAGCGGGTGGCTCAGGATGTGATTCTGGATGTGAAGGACGCGATGCGTGCGGTGATCAATGCTTATGAGTTGATTGGCTCGACGCGGGCGGCGCGGCGGGCGACGGCGGATAGTTTGCGGGCGATCGAGGAGCAGGAGGATGCGGGGGTGGCGTTGACGCCTGAGTTTTTGCTGGATCAGAAGCTCAACACGCAGCAGCGGCTGGCGGATGCGGAGGTTCAGGAGGTGCGGGCGTTGTCGGATTATGCGACGGCGATTGCGCAGCTTTATCAGGTGACGGGGACGTTGCTGGATCGGAACGGGATCGAGATCGTCAGCGAAGATTGA
- the nagZ gene encoding beta-N-acetylhexosaminidase translates to MASDLERLVARLFCVGFPSTEPSEGVLGLIDRGVGGVVMFARNVGSPPQVAALSRVLKTRAGDRPLILGVDQEGGRVQRLREGFTDMPPMRALGSIGDAELARRAGAVLGAECRAVGFDLDFAPDLDVDSNPDNPIIATRSLGREAGVVARLGVEVSRGIESAGVASCGKHFPGHGDTHQDSHLMLPRLGHAMDRLDAVELVPFVAAAEARIASIMTAHIVFEALDDEVPATMSRAVLTGILRERLGYDGVVISDDLEMKAIASTYSVPEAAVRTIEAGVDLLLCCHTHALAHESIDAVVHAVETGWLPKARVAEANRRLDALCERFVKGADEAGDLSCLASAEHLAVVDEIKRRAEAAALEAGIDPTEIMASIVKPT, encoded by the coding sequence ATGGCGTCGGACCTGGAGCGGTTGGTTGCGCGGCTTTTTTGCGTGGGGTTTCCATCAACGGAGCCGAGCGAGGGGGTGCTGGGTCTGATTGATCGCGGGGTGGGTGGTGTGGTGATGTTCGCACGGAATGTCGGCTCCCCCCCGCAGGTGGCTGCTTTGTCCCGGGTGCTTAAGACCAGGGCGGGTGATCGGCCTTTGATTCTTGGGGTGGATCAGGAGGGGGGTCGAGTGCAGCGGTTGCGGGAGGGGTTTACGGACATGCCGCCTATGCGGGCGCTGGGTTCGATTGGTGATGCTGAGTTGGCACGGCGGGCTGGTGCGGTGCTGGGTGCGGAGTGCCGGGCGGTGGGGTTTGATCTGGATTTTGCGCCGGACCTGGACGTGGACTCGAATCCGGACAATCCGATTATTGCGACGCGGTCGCTGGGTCGTGAGGCGGGGGTGGTGGCGCGGCTGGGGGTGGAGGTGTCGCGGGGGATTGAGTCGGCGGGGGTGGCGTCGTGTGGGAAGCATTTCCCTGGTCACGGGGACACGCATCAGGATTCGCATCTGATGCTGCCGAGGCTTGGGCATGCGATGGATCGGCTGGATGCGGTGGAGCTGGTGCCGTTCGTGGCGGCGGCGGAGGCAAGAATCGCGTCGATCATGACGGCGCACATTGTGTTCGAGGCGCTGGACGATGAGGTGCCGGCGACGATGAGTCGGGCGGTGCTGACGGGGATTTTGCGGGAGCGGCTGGGCTATGACGGGGTGGTGATCTCGGATGATCTGGAGATGAAGGCGATCGCGAGCACGTACTCGGTGCCGGAGGCGGCGGTGCGGACGATCGAGGCGGGGGTGGATTTGCTGCTTTGCTGTCACACGCATGCGCTGGCGCACGAGTCGATTGATGCGGTGGTGCATGCGGTTGAGACGGGGTGGCTGCCTAAGGCGCGGGTGGCGGAGGCGAACCGGCGGCTGGATGCGTTGTGCGAGCGGTTTGTAAAGGGTGCGGATGAGGCGGGTGATCTGAGCTGCCTGGCGTCGGCGGAGCACCTGGCGGTGGTGGATGAGATCAAGCGGCGTGCTGAGGCAGCAGCACTCGAGGCGGGGATCGACCCGACCGAGATCATGGCCTCCATCGTCAAACCCACCTAA